In Mesorhizobium sp., one DNA window encodes the following:
- a CDS encoding amidohydrolase family protein encodes MTRRIDAHQHFWRLSRGDYGWLTPDLAPIHRDFMPEDIKPLIRSAGISGTILVQAAPTEAETAFMLSLARDHAFIEGVVGWVDFEAADAPARIASLAVDPKLRGLRPMIQDLPDDDWMLRSGLDPAFRALIGHGLVFDALVLPRHLANLSQLLARHPGMRTIIDHCAKPALATGELAGWAHDMWRLAAETDAFCKLSGLVTEAGAGWSIETLRPCVDLMLDSFGPNRLIWGSDWPVCLLGADYASWLEATHELLRDCSEAQRDAILGVNAIRAYGLRKDG; translated from the coding sequence ATGACGCGGCGGATCGATGCGCACCAACATTTCTGGCGGCTGTCGCGCGGCGACTACGGCTGGCTGACCCCGGACCTGGCGCCCATCCATCGCGACTTCATGCCCGAGGATATCAAGCCCCTCATCCGGAGCGCGGGGATATCCGGCACAATCCTGGTGCAGGCGGCGCCGACGGAGGCAGAGACGGCATTCATGCTGTCGCTTGCCCGCGATCACGCCTTCATCGAGGGCGTAGTCGGCTGGGTGGACTTCGAGGCGGCGGACGCGCCGGCCCGCATCGCAAGCCTCGCCGTCGATCCGAAGCTCAGAGGTCTGCGCCCGATGATCCAGGACCTGCCCGACGACGACTGGATGCTGCGGTCCGGCCTTGATCCGGCCTTCCGCGCATTGATAGGGCACGGTCTCGTCTTCGACGCGCTCGTCCTGCCGCGCCATCTCGCCAATCTCTCGCAGCTGCTCGCGCGCCATCCCGGCATGCGCACGATCATCGACCATTGTGCGAAACCCGCGCTCGCGACCGGCGAACTTGCCGGCTGGGCGCACGATATGTGGCGGCTGGCCGCGGAGACCGACGCATTCTGCAAGCTCTCGGGCCTCGTGACCGAAGCGGGAGCGGGATGGTCGATCGAGACGCTGCGCCCTTGTGTGGATCTCATGCTCGACAGTTTCGGACCGAACCGGCTGATCTGGGGCAGCGACTGGCCCGTCTGCCTGCTGGGCGCCGACTACGCGTCATGGCTGGAGGCGACGCATGAGTTGCTGCGCGACTGCTCCGAGGCCCAGCGTGACGCGATCCTCGGCGTCAACGCCATCCGCGCCTACGGATTGCGGAAAGACGGGTGA